From a single Gimesia fumaroli genomic region:
- a CDS encoding DUF6985 domain-containing protein, translating into MSQFLQSFKLHEVGYLIWETERPVMRDARSRFDLSVYSCWEEEDEDPAGFAVTMDRIETDADKARYEAAWNYLIENCDTVEQILRAELLAHHELGWSGFQSDRTEDTDGWEEIRDLVDWDSPAAIDSLYGLYEISIGPEIRDDCAVLTFYFASSWDTEHGVEISLHRDSVE; encoded by the coding sequence ATGAGCCAGTTTTTACAGAGTTTCAAATTGCACGAAGTCGGATATCTGATCTGGGAGACCGAACGTCCCGTCATGCGAGACGCGCGATCCCGATTTGATCTGTCTGTCTACTCCTGCTGGGAAGAGGAAGACGAAGATCCCGCTGGTTTTGCAGTCACCATGGATCGTATCGAAACTGACGCCGACAAAGCCCGTTACGAGGCCGCGTGGAACTACCTGATAGAGAATTGCGATACCGTGGAACAGATCTTACGCGCGGAGTTACTGGCGCATCACGAACTTGGCTGGTCAGGTTTTCAGAGCGATCGCACAGAAGATACGGATGGCTGGGAAGAAATACGTGATCTCGTCGACTGGGATTCCCCCGCGGCAATTGATTCCCTGTATGGGTTATACGAAATCAGCATTGGTCCCGAGATTCGTGATGACTGCGCTGTCTTGACCTTTTACTTTGCTTCCAGTTGGGATACAGAACACGGCGTCGAGATTTCTCTTCATCGTGACAGTGTTGAATAG
- a CDS encoding sialidase family protein: protein MRSLFCSLFFILVSAKCVVADEKTAASIKLTMGEPRVIVRGIRPEEQIWGPYQFPRPYKVGDRYLVSVHVKNDDISNYGSTALWFESRDKGETWKEVDASIAQECGLVLPNGDRVYMPPESGIDVSDYKTTPWNKYTPAYDFSKQAKPGTLPVPDGMTFWMGGTTIYAFNADRLPANLSKKEWTLFRIPKGETEPKLEHASVDWPFLTRVVHVSRSGKKILKSIFPRGNPKIGPDGAIWVSVFSGEGHLNPANGQYSPYYSAEIFRSEDNGKSFQRRAHLEYEADGHEFPYKSGGFSDSDFEFMPDGSIVWFLRSTWYSYTGKEWDPMYMTRSTDGGHTWSKPIKFDNVGILPRLCTLENGVTLLCYARPGTFVRAALNDSGTKWTEPLVVMTPDDRSSLANKPVADPTFHDWDGSCNNPEIIPLDKNSALIFYSDFYYPDKNGVKRKTILCRKITVER from the coding sequence ATGCGCTCCCTCTTCTGTTCTTTGTTCTTCATCCTCGTTTCCGCGAAGTGTGTTGTCGCCGATGAGAAAACAGCCGCCTCTATCAAGCTGACGATGGGGGAACCGCGGGTTATCGTGCGGGGAATTCGGCCCGAGGAACAGATCTGGGGGCCCTACCAGTTTCCGCGGCCCTACAAAGTAGGGGACCGGTATCTCGTTTCCGTGCATGTGAAAAACGACGACATCAGCAACTACGGTTCGACGGCCCTCTGGTTTGAGAGCCGTGACAAAGGGGAGACGTGGAAAGAGGTCGACGCGTCCATCGCACAAGAGTGCGGCCTGGTGCTTCCCAATGGCGACCGGGTCTATATGCCGCCGGAATCGGGTATTGACGTCAGCGATTACAAAACCACACCCTGGAATAAATACACGCCCGCCTATGACTTTTCGAAACAGGCGAAACCGGGTACGCTGCCGGTCCCCGACGGAATGACCTTTTGGATGGGAGGCACAACGATCTATGCTTTTAACGCCGATCGTCTCCCAGCCAATCTGTCGAAAAAAGAATGGACGTTGTTTCGCATTCCCAAAGGTGAAACCGAACCGAAGCTGGAACATGCTTCCGTCGACTGGCCTTTTCTGACGCGCGTGGTGCATGTCAGCCGCAGTGGTAAAAAGATTCTGAAGTCGATCTTCCCCCGTGGCAATCCCAAGATCGGTCCCGACGGCGCGATCTGGGTCAGCGTCTTTTCGGGCGAAGGCCATCTCAATCCCGCGAATGGACAATACAGCCCCTACTACTCAGCCGAAATCTTTCGTTCGGAAGACAACGGGAAATCATTCCAGCGCCGCGCCCATCTGGAATACGAGGCCGACGGTCACGAGTTCCCCTACAAGAGCGGCGGCTTCAGTGACAGCGATTTCGAATTCATGCCCGACGGCTCCATCGTCTGGTTCCTGCGTTCGACCTGGTATTCCTACACCGGCAAAGAGTGGGACCCGATGTATATGACTCGCTCGACGGACGGCGGCCACACCTGGTCCAAGCCGATCAAGTTCGACAACGTCGGTATTCTCCCCCGGCTCTGTACCCTTGAGAACGGCGTCACCCTGCTTTGTTACGCTCGCCCGGGAACCTTCGTCCGCGCCGCTCTCAACGACAGCGGCACCAAATGGACCGAACCATTGGTAGTCATGACGCCCGACGACCGTAGCAGCCTGGCGAACAAACCAGTCGCCGACCCCACCTTCCACGACTGGGACGGCTCATGCAACAATCCCGAAATCATCCCCCTCGACAAAAACAGCGCCCTGATTTTCTACAGCGACTTCTACTACCCCGACAAGAACGGCGTCAAACGCAAGACGATTTTGTGCCGGAAGATTACCGTCGAGCGGTAG
- a CDS encoding beta/gamma crystallin-related protein yields the protein MTTDLPISDLSSGNGCIPDLLDFDPPKPIQPLGTLTHSDNQTRGDYASAGADTLSLPQVQIYQHIDFGGRSAITSLNWRYVGDWWNDKISSIVIYRGRWRFYQHSEYRGAYWDLGVGQYRWVEDANIPNDIISSFKFIGY from the coding sequence ATGACAACGGATCTTCCCATTTCGGATCTTTCTTCTGGCAATGGTTGCATACCAGACCTACTTGACTTTGATCCTCCGAAGCCAATCCAACCATTAGGAACTTTAACACATTCGGATAACCAAACGCGAGGGGATTATGCTTCAGCAGGAGCTGATACTTTATCGCTACCTCAAGTTCAAATTTACCAACATATTGACTTTGGTGGGCGCAGTGCAATTACTTCATTAAATTGGCGATATGTTGGTGATTGGTGGAACGACAAAATATCGTCAATCGTGATTTACCGTGGTCGTTGGCGTTTCTACCAGCATTCAGAGTACAGAGGCGCTTATTGGGACTTGGGTGTTGGACAATACCGATGGGTTGAAGATGCTAATATTCCAAATGACATCATCTCCTCATTTAAATTCATTGGTTATTGA
- a CDS encoding outer membrane protein assembly factor BamB family protein, whose translation MKHQITVLLLLCITSEIQAQDQWPGFLGPDASKVTAESIPTAWSPQENMAWKSDIPGYGQSSPVIWNNQVYVTSVEGPNKEKLHIVCYDIRTGKQLWIHTQPSTYPEKNTVYISRAAPTPVLDENGVYAYFESGDVVAVSHDGKFQWTASLTERYGAPINKFGLSASPVQTKEGVIILIDDEGPSYLTALSKSDGKELWKTDRKSRVSWSSPMLVPVGKTSQVVCSSAGSLEGYDPATGKRLWSFGQVGGNNKTSPLPVGNGSFLVGASPGRSGENEQLAKQSNGLFKVRQEGDKWQNEFVWTDSSPVPSWATPIAYQGYAYWVNRAGVVYCLDLKTGKPAYTNRIQESCWATPVGLGDHIYFFGKNGATTVLKAGAEFEVVTENKLWTEEAPPVNNVPQAKETGQRQRSAAMFSRPTLYGAALVNEYLILRTGSQLFCIHTKK comes from the coding sequence ATGAAACATCAAATCACAGTACTTTTGCTACTTTGCATCACTTCGGAAATCCAAGCTCAGGATCAGTGGCCCGGCTTTCTGGGGCCGGATGCATCCAAAGTCACTGCGGAGTCGATTCCGACGGCCTGGTCTCCCCAGGAAAACATGGCCTGGAAATCTGATATTCCCGGTTATGGGCAATCGAGCCCAGTGATCTGGAACAACCAGGTTTATGTCACATCGGTCGAGGGGCCGAATAAAGAAAAACTGCACATCGTCTGTTATGACATTAGAACTGGCAAACAACTTTGGATTCATACACAGCCCTCGACCTATCCGGAAAAGAACACCGTTTACATCAGTCGCGCCGCGCCAACTCCGGTCCTGGATGAGAATGGCGTCTACGCTTACTTCGAAAGTGGTGATGTGGTCGCCGTCTCGCATGATGGTAAATTCCAGTGGACCGCTTCACTAACGGAACGCTATGGTGCTCCCATAAATAAATTCGGCTTGTCCGCCTCACCAGTGCAGACCAAAGAGGGCGTCATTATTCTGATCGACGACGAAGGTCCGTCGTACCTGACCGCGCTGAGCAAATCCGATGGCAAAGAACTATGGAAAACAGATCGCAAGAGCCGCGTCAGTTGGAGTTCACCGATGCTGGTTCCCGTGGGTAAAACTTCACAGGTGGTCTGCAGCTCTGCAGGCAGCCTCGAAGGCTATGATCCCGCGACAGGAAAACGGCTCTGGTCCTTTGGCCAAGTGGGCGGCAACAATAAAACCAGCCCCCTTCCCGTCGGCAATGGAAGCTTTCTGGTTGGTGCTTCTCCTGGTCGCTCCGGAGAGAACGAGCAACTGGCCAAACAGTCCAACGGCCTGTTTAAAGTCAGACAAGAAGGCGACAAATGGCAGAATGAATTTGTCTGGACCGACTCCAGCCCGGTTCCCTCCTGGGCCACGCCCATCGCGTATCAGGGGTATGCCTACTGGGTCAATCGCGCAGGTGTGGTTTACTGCCTGGATCTGAAAACCGGTAAGCCCGCCTACACGAACCGCATCCAGGAATCCTGCTGGGCGACGCCGGTCGGCCTGGGCGATCACATCTACTTTTTCGGCAAGAACGGCGCGACAACCGTGCTGAAAGCAGGCGCCGAATTCGAAGTCGTCACGGAAAACAAGCTCTGGACCGAAGAAGCACCGCCGGTCAATAACGTCCCCCAAGCAAAAGAAACAGGCCAACGCCAGCGTTCCGCAGCCATGTTCTCACGACCGACTCTGTACGGAGCGGCGCTCGTCAACGAGTATTTAATTCTCAGGACAGGAAGTCAGCTTTTCTGTATTCACACTAAAAAATAG
- a CDS encoding PQQ-binding-like beta-propeller repeat protein: protein MPSFTRPLWTVPLTLLLLATVSVQAADWAQWQGPNRNSISPETGLRSTFPADFKPAWSFKDCGIGYSAPAVVNDDVYLLGADKQENGDYVEFALALDPNGKQLWKTEVTNYKEGIMLSKWGHGPRSTPSIADGRLFGIGGNGDLFALDQKTGKILWQVNMREAFGSSLSGARGKPENTWGYCESPLVDGKHVICTPGGDQGTVVSLEAATGKLVWQSKELTDACSYSSAVIADFGGVKQYVVLSAKQLAGVRASDGKLLWTAEVPVNEIAVIPTPIVSGNLVYTTCDYDAGCGLVEVNKAGDKFTAKVLYKNKTMSNHHGGVVLIDGKIYGWSGKTSARGRWVCQDLKTGESVWMEGRAAPAGCVIAADGHIYCFTQDDGELVCIEANSKEFKETGRFTIPERTKQQSLLGKVWARPVISNGKLYLRDQDLLFCYDIKEDT from the coding sequence ATGCCAAGTTTTACGCGCCCCTTGTGGACCGTTCCTCTGACTTTATTATTACTTGCGACTGTTTCCGTACAGGCGGCCGACTGGGCTCAGTGGCAGGGACCCAACCGAAATTCGATTTCCCCCGAGACCGGTCTGCGTTCGACCTTCCCCGCTGACTTCAAACCGGCCTGGTCGTTTAAAGACTGCGGGATCGGCTACTCTGCTCCCGCTGTCGTGAATGACGATGTCTATCTGCTGGGAGCCGACAAACAGGAGAACGGCGATTATGTCGAATTCGCCCTCGCGCTGGATCCCAACGGCAAACAGCTCTGGAAAACCGAAGTCACGAACTACAAAGAAGGCATCATGCTTTCCAAATGGGGGCACGGCCCGCGGAGTACTCCTTCCATCGCGGACGGTCGGCTGTTCGGCATCGGCGGTAACGGCGATCTATTTGCCCTCGATCAGAAAACGGGCAAGATCCTCTGGCAGGTCAACATGCGGGAAGCGTTCGGCAGTTCCCTCAGTGGTGCCCGCGGCAAACCGGAAAACACCTGGGGCTATTGTGAATCCCCCCTGGTTGACGGCAAGCATGTCATCTGCACACCGGGCGGAGATCAGGGAACCGTCGTCTCCCTCGAAGCCGCGACCGGCAAACTGGTCTGGCAGTCCAAAGAACTGACCGATGCGTGCAGCTATTCCTCCGCCGTGATTGCGGACTTCGGTGGCGTCAAACAATATGTCGTGTTGTCCGCAAAACAGCTGGCAGGTGTCCGCGCTTCCGACGGAAAACTGCTCTGGACGGCTGAAGTACCTGTCAATGAAATCGCCGTCATTCCGACTCCCATCGTTTCGGGCAACCTTGTCTATACGACCTGCGATTACGACGCCGGCTGCGGACTCGTTGAAGTGAATAAAGCGGGTGACAAGTTCACCGCCAAGGTGCTCTACAAGAACAAAACCATGAGCAACCACCACGGCGGCGTGGTTCTGATAGACGGTAAGATCTACGGCTGGTCTGGAAAAACCAGCGCTCGCGGTCGCTGGGTCTGTCAGGATCTAAAGACCGGCGAAAGCGTCTGGATGGAAGGCCGCGCTGCTCCCGCGGGTTGTGTGATCGCGGCCGACGGTCACATTTACTGTTTCACCCAGGACGATGGAGAACTGGTCTGCATTGAAGCGAACTCCAAAGAATTCAAAGAAACGGGCCGCTTCACGATTCCGGAACGGACCAAACAACAGAGCCTCCTCGGCAAAGTCTGGGCCCGCCCGGTGATCTCCAACGGCAAGCTCTACCTCCGCGACCAGGACCTGCTGTTCTGCTATGACATCAAGGAAGACACATAG
- a CDS encoding zinc ribbon domain-containing protein YjdM, translating to MSDLPNCPECHFEYTYEDRGMLVCPECGHEWSQTDAENAPTGPVVKDANGNELQNGDTITVIKDLKVKGSSTVVKVGTKVKNIRLVEGDHDIDCKIPGIGAMGLKSEFVKKA from the coding sequence ATGAGCGATTTACCAAACTGCCCGGAATGTCACTTTGAATACACCTACGAAGACCGGGGCATGCTGGTTTGTCCCGAGTGCGGGCACGAATGGAGCCAGACAGACGCAGAGAATGCTCCCACCGGCCCTGTCGTCAAAGACGCCAACGGCAACGAACTGCAAAACGGCGATACCATCACCGTCATCAAAGACCTGAAAGTGAAAGGCTCGTCCACCGTCGTCAAGGTCGGCACGAAAGTCAAAAACATCCGCCTGGTCGAAGGCGATCACGACATCGACTGCAAAATCCCCGGCATCGGCGCCATGGGACTCAAATCAGAATTCGTGAAGAAGGCTTAG